AGGGGCCGGTGTCCTCGAGCGCGGCAGCGAGCCGTGCCGCGAACTTCTCCGGCGAATTCGCGATCTTGATCGCCGCACGACCGCGCTTGTTCAAGGTCGCGTTCTGGGCGCCGTACGGGCCCTCGAAGTCCAGGTAGTCGGCGGTCCCGGCGTCGGTGATGATGTCGGTGTCGAAGACCCCGGTAACGAGCACCGAGACCCCGATGCCGAACGGCGAGACCTCGGCAGCCAGGGACTCCGCCCAGCGCTCGACGGCACCCTTCGCGGCCGAGTACGCCGCGATGATCGGCATCCCGCGCACGCCGCCCGCGCTCGAGATCATCACGACCCGGCCCGCGCCGACCGCCCGCATCGACGGCAGCAGCCGCTTGGTCAGCGCCACCGGTCCGAACAGGTGGGTGCCGAACATGTCGCGCCAGACCTGGTCGGGGAGCTCCTCGACCGTGCCGGCAGCCGCGATCCCTGCGTTGTGCACCACCGCGAACGGAGCGCCCACCCGGCTGACGATCTCCTCCGCGGCATCAGCCACCGAGGCCTCGTCCAGCAGGTCGAGCCGCACCCCGATCAGCCGCGGGTCGTCGGCGGACGCACCCGTGGCAGCACGCAGCGCGACCATCGCCGGCTCGAGCGACCGGACCGCAGCCACGACCTGCCAGCCCTGCTGGTAGAGGTACGTGGCCGACGCGAAGCCGAGACCGCGGGACGCACCGGTGATGACGACGCTGCGCGGCTTGCTCATGGCAGGCTCAGAGCACCGGCATCGAGTAGAACCGGCAGATGCCGCCGAACTCGTCGGCCTGCAGGCTCGCGCCGCCGACCAGGGCGCCGTCGACGTCCGGCTTCTGCATGATGCCCGCGACGTTGCTGGCCTTCACCGAACCGCCGTACAGGATCCGGAGGCCGGCGGCGGCGTCCTCGCCGAAGACCTCGGAGACCCGGGCACGCAGGGCTGCGCACACCTCCTGGGCATCCTCGGGCGTGGCGACCTCCCCGGTGCCGATCGCCCAGACGGGCTCGTAGGCGACGACCAGCTCGGCGACCTGGGCCGCACTGAAACCGGCCAGCGACCCGTCGAGCTGCTCGACGGTGTACTCGACGTGGGTTCCGGCCTGGCGGATCTCCAGGCCCTCGCCGACGCAGACGATCGGCGTGATGCCGGCCGCGAGCGCCTTGTGGGCCTTGGTGTTGACCAGGGCGTCGGTCTCGCCGTGGTACTCGCGACGCTCGGAGTGCCCGACGACGACGTAGGAGCAGCCGAGCTTGGCCAGCATCGACGCCGAGATCTCACCGGTGTAGGCACCGTCGTCGTGCGTGGAGATGTCCTGGGCGCCGTACTTGATGGCCAGCTGGCCACCGTCGACCGTGGTCTGCACGGAGCGGATGTCGGTGAACGGCGGCACCACGACGACCTCGACGGCGCCGAAGTCGTGTTTCTTGTCGGCCAGCCCGAGGGCGAGCTTCTGCACCAGGTGCACGGCCTCGTGGTGGTTGAGGTTCATCTTCCAGTTGCCCGCCATCAGGGGCGTGCGGGTGGTGCTGGCCATCGTTCTGCCTCTCAGGAAAGGACGTCGATTCCGGGGAGCGCCTTGCCCTCCAGGTACTCCAGCGACGCGCCACCGCCGGTCGAGATGTGACCGAACTGCTCGTCGGCGAACCCGAGAGCGCGGACGGCCGCGGCGGAGTCGCCGCCGCCGACGACGGAGAGCCCGTCGACCGTGGTCAGGGCCTGCGCCACCGCGCGGGTGCCGGCCGCGAAGGCGGCCTGCTCGAAGACGCCCATCGGGCCGTTCCAGAACACCGTGCGGGCATCGGCCAGAGCGGCGGCGAAGGCCTTGCCGGACTCGGGACCGATGTCCAGTCCCATCGCGCCGTCAGGGATCTGGTCGGCCGGGACCACCCGTGCCGAGGCCTCGTCCCCGAACGCGTCGGCGACCACGATGTCGGTCGGCAGGACGAGCTTCACGCCCAGCTTCTTCGCCCGCTCGTGGTACTCCAGGCAGACCGGGATCTGGTCCTCCTCGAGCAGCGAAGCACCGACGTCGTGGCCCAGCGCCGCGAGGAAGGTGAACACCATCCCGCCGCCGATCAGCAGGCTGTCGGCCTTGTCCAGCAGGTTGTCGATCACGGCCAGCTTGTCGGAGACCTTCGAGCCGCCGAGCACGACCACGTAGGGACGCTCCGGGGTCTCGGTCAGACGCTTCAGCACGTCGATCTCCGCAGCGACGAGCGATCCCATCGCGTGCGGGAGCCGCTCCGCGACGTCGTACACCGACGCCTGCTTGCGGTGCACCACCCCGAAGCCGTCGCTGACGAACGCGTCCGCCAGGTCGGCCAGCTGGTCGGCGAAGGCGCCGCGCTCGGCGTCGTCCTTGCTCGTCTCACCCGCGTTGAACCGGACGTTCTCCAGCAGCGCGACTCCCCCGTCCGGCAGGTCCGCGACCGCCGTACGGGCGCTGTCGCCCACGGTGTCGGTGGCGAACGAGACCGGGGTGCCGAGGAGCTCACCGAGGCGCGCTGCCACCGGCTCCAACGAGTACGCCGGGTCCGGCTCGCCCTTCGGCCGACCGAGGTGCGCCGCCACGACCACCCGGGCGCCCGCGTCGCGGAGCGCCTGGATGGTGGGGATGCTGGCCCGGATCCGGCCGTCGTCGGTGATCTTCTTGTCCGCGTCCAGCGGCACGTTCAGGTCCGAGCGGACCAGGACGCGCTTGCCGCGCAGATCACCGAGCGATGCGATCAGGTGGGACGTCCGAGCCATCTCAGAGAGTGGAGCTGACGTGCGTGATCAGGTCGGCGAGGCGGTTGGAGTAGCCCCACTCGTTGTCGTACCAGCCGACGACCTTGACCTGGTTGCCGATGACCTTGGTCAGGGGCGCGTCGAAGATGCACGACGACGGGTCGGTCACGATGTCGGAGGAGACGATCGGGTCGGTGGAGTACTTGAGGAACTTGCCGTCGGCAGCCTTCTCGATCGCGGCGTTGACCTCCTCGACGGTGGTCTCGCGACCCGCCTCGAAGGTGAGGTCGGTGGCGGAACCCGTCGGGGTCGGGACGCGGAGGGCGTAACCGTCGAGCTTGCCCTTCAGCTCGGGCAGGACGAGGCCGATCGCCTTGGCGGCACCGGTGCCCGTCGGCACGATGTTGATCGCCGCGGCACGGGCACGGCGCAGGTCGCTGTGGATGTTGTCCTGCAGGTTCTGGTCCGCGGTGTACGCGTGGATGGTCGTCATCAGGCCCTTGACGATGCCGAACTCGTCGTTGAGCGCCTTGGCCATCGGGGCGAGACAGTTGGTCGTGCAGGACGCGTTGGAGATCACGTGGTGTGCGGCCGGGTCGTACAGCTCGTGGTTCACGCCCATCACGATGGTGATGTCCTCGTTGGAGGCCGGGGCGGAGATGATGACCTTCTTGGCGCCGGCGTCGATGTGCGCCTTCGCCTTGGTCGCGTCGGTGAAGAAGCCGGTGGACTCCACGACGATGTCGACGCCGAGGTCACCCCACGACAGGTCGGCAGGGTTGCGCTCCGCGGAGACGACGATCTTCTGGTCGCCCACGAGGATGGTGGAGCCGTCGACGCTGACGTCGGCGTCCAGGCGTCCGAGGATCGAGTCGAACTTGAGCAGGTGCGCCAGTGCCTTCGGATCGGTCAGGTCGTTGACGCCGACGATCTCGATGTCTGCACCCGACGCGCGTACCGCGCGGAAGAAGTTGCGACCGATGCGGCCGAAGCCGTTGATTCCGACGCGGACAGTCACTGCGATCTACTCCTGAGGTCGAGGAAGACGGGCGGTCCCGACCTTATCGCGCTCAGGAAGATCTCAGTTACTCAGGCCTCCTCGGCCAGCATCTCCGGGGTCAGCGACGCCTCGGTGTCAGGGATACCGAGCTCCTCGGCCTTCTTGTCCGCCATCGCGAGCAGTCGGCGGATTCGTCCGGCGATCGCGTCCTTGGTCAGCACCGGGTCGTGCAGCTGACCGAGCTCCTCCAGGGAGGCCTGCTTGTGCTCCAGCCGCAGCTTGCCCGCGAGCTGCAGGTGGTCGGGGATGTCCTCGCCGAGGATCTCCAGGGCGCGGTCCACCCGTGCGCCGGCGGCTACCGCGGCACGGGCTGACCGGCGCAGGTTCGCGTCGTCGAAGTTGGCGAGGCGGTTCGCGGTGGCGCGGACCTCGCGCCGCATCCGGCGCTCCTCCCAGGCGAGCAGGGACTCGTGCGCACCGAGTCGGGTGAGGAGCTGGCCGATCGCGTCGCCGTCCCGGATGACCACCCGGTCGACCCCGCGGACCTCGCGGGCCTTCGCGGAGATGCCGAGACGGCGGGCCGAACCGACGAGCGCCAGAGCGGCCTCCGGCCCGGGGCAGGTGACCTCCAGGGAGGAGGAACGACCCGGCTCGGTCAGCGACCCGTGCGCCAGGAAGGCGCCCCGCCAGGCGGCGACCGCGTCGCAGCCCGACCCCGAGACGACCTGGGGCGGCAGTCCGCGGACCGGCCGGTTGCGCTGGTCGATCAGACCGGTCTGGCGGGCGAGCGACTCACCCTCCTTCGCGACCCGGACGATGTAGTGGGTGCCGCGACGCAGGCCGTTGCCCTTGAGCAGGACGACCTCGGAGTCGTGGCCGAAGACCTCGGCGATGTCGCGCCGCAGCCGGCGTGCGGCAGCGCCGGTGTCCAGCTCGGCCTCGACGACGATGCCGCCGTTCACCAGGTGCAGCGCGTCGGCGAAGCGGAGCATCGAGGAGACCTCGGACTTGCGGCAACAGGTCTTGGTGACCGGGGTGTTGGCAAGCTCCGCCTTCACTTGTGCCGTCATCGCCATGCGCGTCACCTTAGTTCTCTCGGAGGACCAGCGCATAGGCGCGGGCAAGTTTCTCCGGATCGTGTTGGCCCGGCGCATCGGCCCGGGCCACGTCGGCCAGGACCAACCGGGCCCCGAGGTCTGAGGCTGCAGAGCGTAGCCGCGCTTCGTGAACGACGGCGGCCCTGTCCGCCAGGACGGTGTCGATCGCGAGGTCGGGCGCGTGCTGGTGCAGGACCGAGAGGTGGTCCTCGGGGGTGAAGCCGTCGGTCTCCCCCGGTTGGGCCTCGAGGTTGAGGGTGACCACGACACGGCCCCGGGTCTGCTCGAGAGCCGCCCGCAGACCGGGGACCAGCACGTGCGGGATGACCGAGGAGTACCAGGAACCCGGCCCCAGGACGACGAAGTCGGCGTCGAGGACGGACTGCACCGCTTCGGGGCACGCGGTCGGGTCGGCCGGCTCGAGATGCACGTCGAGCACGTCCCCCAACGTCGTCGCCACCTCGACCTGTCCGCGCACCAGGCTGACCTCGTCGGGGGCGTCCGGGGTGGCCCCACGCACGTCGGCGGTGATGTCCAGCGGCGTCAGGGCCATCGGCAGCACCCGGCCGCGCGCACCGAGGAGTCCCCCGACCCAGTCCAGGCCGGCGACGTGGTCGTCGAGCAGCTCCCACAGGGCGACGATCAGCAGGTTGCCGACCGAGTGACCGTCCATCTCGCCGTGGGACTCGAACCGGTGCTGCAGCACCTTGGCCCAGGTCTGCCCCCAACGGTCGTCCCCGCACAGCGCTGCCAGCGCCATCCGCAGGTCCCCGGGCGGAAGGACCCCGAACTCTCCACGGAGCCGTCCCGAGGACCCTCCGTTGTCGGCGACGGTCACCACCGCGGTGAGCTCTGCGGTCAACCGGCGCAGCGCCGCGAGCGACGCGGCCAGCCCGTGTCCCCCGCCGAGCGCCACGACAGCGGGGTCGTCCGACCAGCTCATCGGTCGGTCACTCGCGACCGAGGTCACGGTGCGTCGCGTCCGCGTCGATGCCCGCGGACCGCAACCGGGCAGCGAGCTCCTCGGACATCGCCACGCTGCGGTGCTTGCCCCCGGTGCAGCCGATCGCGACCGTCATGAACCGCTTGCCCTCGCGCAGGTAGCCCTCGCCGACCGTCTCGACGACCGGCAGGTACCGCTCCAGGAAGGTCTGCGCGTCGGTGCGGTCCTTGACGTAGGAGGCCACCGACGGGTCCTGGCCGGTCAGGTCCTTCAGCTCCGGGACCCAGAACGGGTTCGGCAGGAAGCGCATGTCGGCCAACAGGTCGGCGTCCACGGGCACGCCGTACTTGAACCCGAAGGAGACCACCGTGACCTTGAGCCCGACCGCCTCCGGCGTCCCGTACGCCGCCGCGACCTTGTCCTTGAGCTGGTGCACGTTGAGCGGGGTCGTGTCGATGACCACCTCGGCGTCCCCGCGGAGCTGCGTCATGACCTCGCGCTCGCGGTGGATGCCGTCCAGCAGACGCCCGCCCTCCTGCAGCGGGTGCGGTCGCCGAGCCGCCTCCTGGCGGCGTACGAGGATGTCGTCGTCAGCCTCGAGGAAGAGCACCGACGCGCGCCGCGTCGGCAGGTGCAGGGCGATCTGCTCGCGCAACGAGCCGAACCGGGTGCCGCCACGGACGTCGACGACGACCGCGATCGGCTGGCCGCGACCCATCTTCTCGTCGACCAGGCGGACGACCTCGGTGACCAGCTCGGGAGGCAGGTTGTCCACCACGAAGAACCCCAGGTCCTCGAGCTCCTTGGCGGCCGTGCTGCGGCCGGCACCGGTCATCCCGGTGACGACGACGAGCTCGCCCGGGTCGGTGACGACCGGGATCTCGCCGGTGTCCTCGGTCATGTCAGCCTTCCTGGATCTCGCCGGTCGCGGTGTTCACGGAGACAGTCTTGCCAACGGCAGCGTCCTGCGCGACCGCGGCCACGATCTGGCCGGCGGTCGCGGGCCCGATCCCCGGGACCTGGGCGATCTCCTCCGCGCTCGCGGCCCGGAGCTTCTTCAGCGAGCCGAAGTGCTTGATCAGCGACTTGCGCCGTACCTCGCCCAGACCCGGCACGTCGTCGAGCAGGCTCTCGACCATCGTCTTGGACCGGCGGGACCGGTGGTGGGCGATGGCGAACCGGTGCGCCTCGTCGCGGATCCGCTGGAGCAGGTAGAGCCCCTCGCTGCTGCGCGCCATGATCACCGGATCGGGGTCGGAGGGGAGCCAGACCTCCT
The DNA window shown above is from Marmoricola sp. OAE513 and carries:
- a CDS encoding SDR family NAD(P)-dependent oxidoreductase yields the protein MSKPRSVVITGASRGLGFASATYLYQQGWQVVAAVRSLEPAMVALRAATGASADDPRLIGVRLDLLDEASVADAAEEIVSRVGAPFAVVHNAGIAAAGTVEELPDQVWRDMFGTHLFGPVALTKRLLPSMRAVGAGRVVMISSAGGVRGMPIIAAYSAAKGAVERWAESLAAEVSPFGIGVSVLVTGVFDTDIITDAGTADYLDFEGPYGAQNATLNKRGRAAIKIANSPEKFAARLAAALEDTGP
- the tpiA gene encoding triose-phosphate isomerase translates to MASTTRTPLMAGNWKMNLNHHEAVHLVQKLALGLADKKHDFGAVEVVVVPPFTDIRSVQTTVDGGQLAIKYGAQDISTHDDGAYTGEISASMLAKLGCSYVVVGHSERREYHGETDALVNTKAHKALAAGITPIVCVGEGLEIRQAGTHVEYTVEQLDGSLAGFSAAQVAELVVAYEPVWAIGTGEVATPEDAQEVCAALRARVSEVFGEDAAAGLRILYGGSVKASNVAGIMQKPDVDGALVGGASLQADEFGGICRFYSMPVL
- a CDS encoding phosphoglycerate kinase; the encoded protein is MARTSHLIASLGDLRGKRVLVRSDLNVPLDADKKITDDGRIRASIPTIQALRDAGARVVVAAHLGRPKGEPDPAYSLEPVAARLGELLGTPVSFATDTVGDSARTAVADLPDGGVALLENVRFNAGETSKDDAERGAFADQLADLADAFVSDGFGVVHRKQASVYDVAERLPHAMGSLVAAEIDVLKRLTETPERPYVVVLGGSKVSDKLAVIDNLLDKADSLLIGGGMVFTFLAALGHDVGASLLEEDQIPVCLEYHERAKKLGVKLVLPTDIVVADAFGDEASARVVPADQIPDGAMGLDIGPESGKAFAAALADARTVFWNGPMGVFEQAAFAAGTRAVAQALTTVDGLSVVGGGDSAAAVRALGFADEQFGHISTGGGASLEYLEGKALPGIDVLS
- the gap gene encoding type I glyceraldehyde-3-phosphate dehydrogenase, giving the protein MTVRVGINGFGRIGRNFFRAVRASGADIEIVGVNDLTDPKALAHLLKFDSILGRLDADVSVDGSTILVGDQKIVVSAERNPADLSWGDLGVDIVVESTGFFTDATKAKAHIDAGAKKVIISAPASNEDITIVMGVNHELYDPAAHHVISNASCTTNCLAPMAKALNDEFGIVKGLMTTIHAYTADQNLQDNIHSDLRRARAAAINIVPTGTGAAKAIGLVLPELKGKLDGYALRVPTPTGSATDLTFEAGRETTVEEVNAAIEKAADGKFLKYSTDPIVSSDIVTDPSSCIFDAPLTKVIGNQVKVVGWYDNEWGYSNRLADLITHVSSTL
- the whiA gene encoding DNA-binding protein WhiA, which produces MAMTAQVKAELANTPVTKTCCRKSEVSSMLRFADALHLVNGGIVVEAELDTGAAARRLRRDIAEVFGHDSEVVLLKGNGLRRGTHYIVRVAKEGESLARQTGLIDQRNRPVRGLPPQVVSGSGCDAVAAWRGAFLAHGSLTEPGRSSSLEVTCPGPEAALALVGSARRLGISAKAREVRGVDRVVIRDGDAIGQLLTRLGAHESLLAWEERRMRREVRATANRLANFDDANLRRSARAAVAAGARVDRALEILGEDIPDHLQLAGKLRLEHKQASLEELGQLHDPVLTKDAIAGRIRRLLAMADKKAEELGIPDTEASLTPEMLAEEA
- the yvcK gene encoding uridine diphosphate-N-acetylglucosamine-binding protein YvcK → MSWSDDPAVVALGGGHGLAASLAALRRLTAELTAVVTVADNGGSSGRLRGEFGVLPPGDLRMALAALCGDDRWGQTWAKVLQHRFESHGEMDGHSVGNLLIVALWELLDDHVAGLDWVGGLLGARGRVLPMALTPLDITADVRGATPDAPDEVSLVRGQVEVATTLGDVLDVHLEPADPTACPEAVQSVLDADFVVLGPGSWYSSVIPHVLVPGLRAALEQTRGRVVVTLNLEAQPGETDGFTPEDHLSVLHQHAPDLAIDTVLADRAAVVHEARLRSAASDLGARLVLADVARADAPGQHDPEKLARAYALVLREN
- the rapZ gene encoding RNase adapter RapZ; its protein translation is MTEDTGEIPVVTDPGELVVVTGMTGAGRSTAAKELEDLGFFVVDNLPPELVTEVVRLVDEKMGRGQPIAVVVDVRGGTRFGSLREQIALHLPTRRASVLFLEADDDILVRRQEAARRPHPLQEGGRLLDGIHREREVMTQLRGDAEVVIDTTPLNVHQLKDKVAAAYGTPEAVGLKVTVVSFGFKYGVPVDADLLADMRFLPNPFWVPELKDLTGQDPSVASYVKDRTDAQTFLERYLPVVETVGEGYLREGKRFMTVAIGCTGGKHRSVAMSEELAARLRSAGIDADATHRDLGRE